Sequence from the Catenuloplanes indicus genome:
GGCGCGGGTGCCTCGGGCGCGTCCGCGATCAGCTGCCGGAAGTAGTAGTTGAGCCCGAAGAAGTCGGCCGGTGCCGCGATCGCCTCGAGGTCGCCGTCGTGGACCGGCGGCGCGATGCCGTACGTGGCGACCATGTCGGCCGGGTAGCCGCGGCCGAAGACCGGGTCCAGCCACCAGCGGTTCGTGTGCCCGTCCGCGCGCCGGGCCGCCGCCACGTCCTCCGGCCGGTCGCTGGCCGGCTCGATCGGGCTGAGGTTGAGCACGATGCCCACCTCGGCCGGCCGCGGGGAGTGCGCGCGTACCGCGGCCATGCCGAGGCCGTGCGCGAGCAGCAGGTGATGGCTGGCCGGGACGGCGCGCGCCAGCGACGTCTCACCGGGCGCCATCGCGCCGTCGAGGTGCCCGATCCACGCGCTGCACAGCGGCTCGTTCATGGTCATCCAGTCGGTGACCCGGTCGCCGAGCCGGGCCGCGACCACGGCCGCGTAGTCGGCGAACGCGTACGCGGTGTCCCGCTCCGGCCAGCCGCCGCGGTCCTGCAGCGCCTGCGGCAGGTCCCAGTGGTAGAGCGTGGCGAACGGCGTGACGCCGGCCGCGAGGAGCTGGTCGACGAGCCGATCGTAGAAGTCCAGGCCGGCCGCGTTGACCTGCCCGCGCCCGTCCGGGACGATCCGCGGCCAGGCGATCGAGAACCGGTAGGCGTCCAGCCCGAGGCGCTTCATCAGCGCCACGTCCTCCGGCACGCGGTGGTAGTGGTCGGCGGCGACGTCGCCGGTGTCGCCGTTGTCGATCGCGCCGGGTACGCGGCAGAACGTGTCCCAGATCGACGGCTTGCGGCCGTCCGCGGACACGGCCCCCTCGATCTGGTAGGCCGAGGTGGCGGCCCCCCAGACGAAGGCCGGGGGAAGGGCGGCGAACTCGCGCACTGAGGCTCCTCCGATGATGATCTTTCAACACTTAATTTACGACGTCATTAAACCAGGCGTGCGCGGAGACTCAAGGGGGTTCACGCGTGATCCGGCGGCCATGCGGCATGCTGGACGCACCCCACACGACGAAAGAGATGCCCCGGCCATGGACCCGAAACGGACCACGGTACGCGACGTGCGCCGCGCCAACCGTTCCGTGCTGCTGAGCAGCCTCTACCGCAGCGGGCCGGTCTCCCGGCACGAGCTGGCCCAGGTCACCGCGCTCAGCCAGGCCAGCGTCAGCAATCTGATCGGCGAGATGGTCGCGGAGGGCCTGGTCGAGGAGGCCGGCTCGGTCGACTCCGACGGCGGACGCCCGCGCATCCTGCTGCGCGTCGCACCCGGCTTCGGTCACGTCATCGGCGCGGACGTCGGCGAGACCCGGGTGCAGGTGGAGTTGTTCGACCTGGCCATGACGCCGCTGGCCAAGGCCGAGTACCCGATCCTGGCGACCCGGCCGGCACCGGGCGACGTGCTGGACTGCCTGCGCGACGGTCTCACTTCGGTCATCACCCAGGGCGGCGTCGACCCCGGCACCGTGCTCGGCCTCGGCGTCGCGGTCTCCGGCGTGGTCGGCTCCGACGCCGTCGTGCACGCGCAGACGCTCGGCTGGGACGGGGTGCCGCTCGGCGCGATGCTCCGCGAGATCACCGGCATCCCGGTGCTGGTCGACAACGGCGCGAAGACGCTCGGCCAGGCCGAGATGTGGTTCGGCGCCGGGCGGGGTGCCCGGCACGCCGTGGTCGCGCTGGTCGGCTCCGGCGTCGGCGCCGCGGTCATCGCGGACGGCGCGTCCTACCGCGGCGCGCACTCCAGCGCGGGGGAGTGGGGACACACCCCGATCGTGTACGGCGGGCGGGCGTGCCGCTGCGGCGCACAGGGCTGCCTCGAGGCGTACATCGGCGCGGAATCCGTGATCGACCGCTACCGGACCGCGAACCGGAACCGGCCCGCACCCGGCGCGGACGAGGAGTCCGCGCTCGCGGCCGTGCTCGCCGCCTCCGGTACCAAGGCCGGCGCACAGGTGCTCGCGGACACCGCCGGGTACCTCGGCGCCGGCCTGGCCACGCTGGTCAACCTGTTCAACCCGGAACGGATCGTGCTCGGCGGCTGGGCCGGCCTCGCGCTCGGCCAGGCGCTGTTGCCGCAGATCCGCGAGGCCACCGCCCGGCACGCGCTGCGCCGCCCGTTCGAGCAGGTCACCATCGAGCTGTGCCAGCTCGGCCCGGACGCGGTCGCGATGGGCGCGGCCACCCTCCCGGTCGCCCGCCTGATCGCCGACGGCGGCACCCGCGGCACCACGCCCACCAGCCGCCCGGTGACCGCCCGCCCGGCCTCGCGCCGGCGTCGCTGAACCGCTGACCGCCCCGCGGCTGGTTCCGGCGGTGCCCGGCCGTGATTCCACCTGTCCCGGCTCGGCACGGGCTCGCCGGACGGCAACCACTGCGACGTGACCGACTGCGACACCAGCGGGTACGAGCCGACACGGCGGCTGGTGACCGGACAGGTGAAGGGCTGGATCTCGCGCAGCGGGTGACGGGCGTGCCGTGGAGGCCCGACCGGGCTCGGCCCACGCCGCGATCGCGCCGAGACGGCGGCGAGCCGGGCGGCGGTCGACGCGGCCGCACCGGTGGCCGACGCGGCCGCGGCCGCGCAGGGGCGGACCGGGGCGGCCGTGCCGGCGTCGTGCACCACAAGTCATGAGCTGCACCCGCGCCGCCGAACGCGGTGCGGGGCGGCGGTCGCGGCATCGCCGCGGTCCATCGTGGACCGGTGTGATGCCCGGCTGGTCGTCGTGGAACCGGCCGGGCGCCCGGTGAGGTCACGTCCGGCGCAGGCCGTCGATGAAGACCGCCACGATGCGCTGGTGGTAGTGCGGCTCGTGGCCGGGGATCGGGCGGCACAGCGCGGTGATCGCGTGCAGCACCTCGTCGGCCACGACGTCGTCGCGGATCGAGCCGTCCGCCCGCCCGGCGTCGAGCAGGGCCGCGAGGGCGGGGCCGAGGCGGGCCACGAAGTAGCCGGGCAGGCCGGCGAACGCCGCGCCACCGGAGTGCAGTGCGGACGCGAGGCCGCGTTTGGTGGCGAGCAACTCGGCGAAGCGTTGCGCCCACAGGTGCAGCGCCTCGACCGGCGGGTGCGCGGCGCTCAGCTGCGGGCCGGCGTCCGCGACCGCGTCGATGCCGGCCTCGACCACGGCCTTGACCAGGTCGGACCGCTGGGGGAAGTGCCGGTAGAGCGTACCCACGCCGACGCCGGCCAGGTCGGTGATCTCCTTCGCCGGCGCGTCCACGCCCGAGGTCGCGAAGACCGTGCGCGCGGCCTCCAGGAGCGCGTCCACGTTGCGCCGGGCGTCCGCGCGCCGGCGGCGGGGTTCCTCGGTCATCCGGCCGCACCTCTCTTGCGTAAGCGGAAAGCCTTTCCGTATAGTTTCGGAAAAGCTTTCCGCTTAGCGTACCCGCAGGGAGAGACGCATGCTCTATCGCACCCTCGGCCGGACCGGCATCCGGGTCAGCCCGTACGGTCTCGGTGGTCTGATGCTGGCCACGGCCATGGGCAACGCACCGGAGGAGTCCGGCCACCTGATCCACCGGGCGCTGGACGCCGGCATCAACCTGATCGACACCTCCGACGCGTACGGCGACTCCGAGGAGGTCATCGGCGCGGCGCTGGCCGGGCGCCGGGACGACGTCGTGCTCGCCACCAAGTTCGGACGCGCGGCCGGCCGCGACCCCAACCAGCAGGGCACGTCACGGCGCTGGATCGTCACCGCGGTCGAGCGCTCGCTGCGCCGGCTGCGGACCGACCGGATCGATCTCTATCAGATCCACTTCCCGGACCCGGTGACCGGCACCGAGGAGACGCTGGCCGCTCTCACCGACCTGATCCGCGACGGCAAGGTCCGGGCGATCGGCGCGTCGCACACGCCGGTGTCCGGCATCGTCGAGGCACAGTGGACGGCCGAGCGGCGGGGCCTGGCGCGTTTCCACACCGAGCAGCCGGCCTACTCGATCCTCAATCGTGGCATCGAGCGCGAACTGCTGCCGGTCACCCAGCACTTCGGCATGGGCACGCTGGTCTGGGGCCCGCTCGGCCAGGGGCTGCTCACCGGCCGGGTCCGCCGTGACGATCCGGCCCCGTCGGCCGGTGACGGCCTGCGCCGCTCCGGGATGATGCGGCACCTGCGGGACGCGCACCGAATCGACGTGGTCGAGCGCCTGATGCCGCTCGCCGCCGAGGCCGGGCTGCCGATGACCCATCTCGCGATGGCGTTCGCGATCGCCCACCCGGGTGTGACCAGCGCGCTGATCGGCATCCGTACCGAGCGGCACCTCGACGACCTGATCGCCGGCCTGGGCGTCA
This genomic interval carries:
- a CDS encoding GH1 family beta-glucosidase, whose amino-acid sequence is MREFAALPPAFVWGAATSAYQIEGAVSADGRKPSIWDTFCRVPGAIDNGDTGDVAADHYHRVPEDVALMKRLGLDAYRFSIAWPRIVPDGRGQVNAAGLDFYDRLVDQLLAAGVTPFATLYHWDLPQALQDRGGWPERDTAYAFADYAAVVAARLGDRVTDWMTMNEPLCSAWIGHLDGAMAPGETSLARAVPASHHLLLAHGLGMAAVRAHSPRPAEVGIVLNLSPIEPASDRPEDVAAARRADGHTNRWWLDPVFGRGYPADMVATYGIAPPVHDGDLEAIAAPADFFGLNYYFRQLIADAPEAPAPHGRQVPVDGALETAMGWEVYADGLEQLLLRVTREYGAEKIYVTENGSAWADTPGADGTVEDKQRTAYLEDHLAACASAVAQGAPLAGYFAWSLLDNFEWAYGYDKRFGLVHVDYDTQVRTIKNSGHRYAEIIRNHRAETA
- a CDS encoding ROK family transcriptional regulator: MDPKRTTVRDVRRANRSVLLSSLYRSGPVSRHELAQVTALSQASVSNLIGEMVAEGLVEEAGSVDSDGGRPRILLRVAPGFGHVIGADVGETRVQVELFDLAMTPLAKAEYPILATRPAPGDVLDCLRDGLTSVITQGGVDPGTVLGLGVAVSGVVGSDAVVHAQTLGWDGVPLGAMLREITGIPVLVDNGAKTLGQAEMWFGAGRGARHAVVALVGSGVGAAVIADGASYRGAHSSAGEWGHTPIVYGGRACRCGAQGCLEAYIGAESVIDRYRTANRNRPAPGADEESALAAVLAASGTKAGAQVLADTAGYLGAGLATLVNLFNPERIVLGGWAGLALGQALLPQIREATARHALRRPFEQVTIELCQLGPDAVAMGAATLPVARLIADGGTRGTTPTSRPVTARPASRRRR
- a CDS encoding TetR/AcrR family transcriptional regulator — translated: MTEEPRRRRADARRNVDALLEAARTVFATSGVDAPAKEITDLAGVGVGTLYRHFPQRSDLVKAVVEAGIDAVADAGPQLSAAHPPVEALHLWAQRFAELLATKRGLASALHSGGAAFAGLPGYFVARLGPALAALLDAGRADGSIRDDVVADEVLHAITALCRPIPGHEPHYHQRIVAVFIDGLRRT
- a CDS encoding aldo/keto reductase, which produces MLYRTLGRTGIRVSPYGLGGLMLATAMGNAPEESGHLIHRALDAGINLIDTSDAYGDSEEVIGAALAGRRDDVVLATKFGRAAGRDPNQQGTSRRWIVTAVERSLRRLRTDRIDLYQIHFPDPVTGTEETLAALTDLIRDGKVRAIGASHTPVSGIVEAQWTAERRGLARFHTEQPAYSILNRGIERELLPVTQHFGMGTLVWGPLGQGLLTGRVRRDDPAPSAGDGLRRSGMMRHLRDAHRIDVVERLMPLAAEAGLPMTHLAMAFAIAHPGVTSALIGIRTERHLDDLIAGLGVTLTDDVLDRIDEIVPPGTDVGTLDQAFVPPALTVPDLRRRPVAARAAA